One genomic region from Portunus trituberculatus isolate SZX2019 chromosome 5, ASM1759143v1, whole genome shotgun sequence encodes:
- the LOC123515964 gene encoding uncharacterized protein LOC123515964, which translates to MCCRRASGGDGHDRRETRRWRHVITKTVVPAVLLVLCSVNKLQLGEQCFELRPATSYLGIMADQPSLDLRLIPEYDGSGAQSVVEWIEKLELICKLRNVSDVASVIPLRLSGGAFAVYLQLAEAERKKVEKIKALVGAFAMDSYIAYKQFICRKLQAGESPDVFLAELRHLASLFGGMSEKGLACAFVAGLPEGIRRLLRAGSRMETLDLPQILAQTRAVVHDDGAGGVHEVCFSARAGNTNIGPDQRCFVCNGVNHFARDCLAHQDTYSGRSQRSAGHTSRRGVRCYRCGVRGHIALAYPGNDRGGEASAPASSLDKQ; encoded by the coding sequence ATGTGTTGCCGCCGTGCCAGTGGAGGAGACGGCCATGACAGGAGGGAGACACGACGTTGGAGACATGTGATCACCAAGACTGTGGTGCCTGCTGTGCTGCTAGTTCTGTGCTCTGTAAATAAACTGCAATTGGGAGAACAGTGTTTCGAGTTACGCCCTGCCACAAGCTATCTAGGCATTATGGCAGACCAGCCCTCCCTTGATCTGAGACTGATACCGGAGTACGACGGCTCAGGCGCGCAGTCAGTGGTGGAATGGATAGAAAAGCTCGAGCTCATCTGTAAGCTGCGCAACGTCAGTGATGTGGCCAGTGTTATCCCTCTGCGTCTGTCAGGAGGTGCATTCGCCGTATACTTGCAGCTTGCAGAggcggagaggaagaaagttgagaaGATCAAGGCGCTTGTGGGCGCTTTTGCCATGGATTCGTATATCGCATACAAACAGTTCATCTGCCGGAAACTACAAGCTGGTGAGAGTCCGGATGTCTTTTTGGCGGAGTTACGCCACCTGGCATCACTGTTCGGAGGCATGTCCGAGAAGGGACTCGCCTGTGCTTTCGTCGCTGGTCTTCCGGAAGGCATCAGGCGACTACTGAGAGCGGGCTCGCGGATGGAGACACTTGACCTGCCTCAAATCCTGGCGCAGACGAGGGCAGTGGTCCATGACGACGGTGCCGGTGGTGTCCATGAAGTATGTTTCAGCGCCAGGGCTGGGAATACGAACATTGGCCCAGATCAACGGTGTTTCGTCTGCAATGGTGTGAACCACTTTGCCAGAGACTGCTTGGCTCATCAAGACACCTATAGCGGCAGGAGCCAGAGGAGCGCTGGACACACTTCAAGACGTGGTGTGAGGTGCTACCGCTGTGGTGTCCGGGGCCACATCGCGTTGGCATACCCGGGAAACGACCGTGGAGGGGAGGCATCAGCGCCAGCCTCCTCTCTGGACAAGCAGTGA